The Tissierellales bacterium region GAATTAAAGAAATTTTCAAGCTATAATTAATAAAACTAGACTATTGAAAGGTGGTAGTTCAATGTCAAAATCTTTTGATTTTAATTTAAAAAACAATGTACTAAATGGCATTTTTTTAGCTTGCTCTTTGAGCCTTGTAAAACCTTATTATTCTAAATTTGCAATACGATTAGGAGCTTCCGACTATGAAGTTGCTCTGATTTCTTCATTGCCTGCTTTGATTGCTGTTTTGACATTGATACCAGGAACACTACTAATGAATCGCTCTAGTAATAAGCAAAAATTAACTGGCTATATCACTTTGAGTCAAAAACTTTTTTATGCAGCGTTTGCAATACTTCCTTTTTTGCCTATTAGTAGACCTTCTTTAGTTTTCGTCTGTTTGATTGGTCTTATGAATTTTCCAGGTTCTCTTGCTGTTGCAGGTTATCAATCTACAATAGGTGATATATTTGAGCCTCAAGAAAGAAATAGAGCTATGGGACTTCGAAACAGATATTCTGATTTGCTAAAGCTAATAATTGTATTTCTTTCAGGTCAATTTCTACAATATTTTGCATATGATCAAACCGCTTCTATACGTTCGTATCAAGTAATATTTTTTGTAGCATTTTTGATTGCTCTTGGTGAAGTTATTACCTATTTCAAATTTAAGGGACTTCCAAAAGTATCTGTACGTCCAGATAGCAATCTCTTTTTTACTATTTTAAAAGACGTACCAAAGCAAAAAGGTTTGATGTCTTTTATGGCCTGTTCCCTTTTGTTTCACTTCGGATGGCAGATGGGTTGGCCGCTGTTTTCGATATATCAGATAAATGTATTAAAAGCTGATGAAGGATGGCTCAGTATGATTACTATAGTCGCAAGTTTAGCTTCCATTTTTTCTGTAACTCTTTGGTCTAAATTTGCAGACAAATACTCCAATACATTGACATTAAGCATAGCAACTCTAGGTATGTCTATCACACCTATATTGTACACTTTTGCATCGTCAGTTGAAGTGCTTACTGTTCTAAATATTTTGCCTGGAATTTGTACAGCTGGGACATTATTGATTTTATTCAATTTAATGCTCGAAGTTGTACCATCTGAAAATAGGATAATATATATAGCAATTTACACAACACTAATAAATCTTTCTGCTGCCATATCTCCAGTAATAGGAATATGGATCAAAGAGCAGACTTCAATTTATGTCGTACTTTTGGTTGTAGGTGTACTTCGAATGATTGGAAGTATAGCATTTTTCATAAGAAGTAAACGACAAAATAAATCAAAGGAGCAATTTTAATGAATGAACTTTTTAAACAAAAAATGGAAAAATTATTGGGAGCGGAATTCAATGAATTTGTCGACGCATCCTCAAATGAAATATCTAAATCCTTTAGAGTAAATACTTCTAAAATTTCTAATAATGAGTTATTAGAAGGACTAACTAGCCTTTATGGTGACACAAATGTATTTGATAACATTCCTTGGTGTCCAACTGGTTATTATTTGACTAATGGTGATATAACTTTAGGTAAAACACCTTATTACCATGCTGGTGCTTATTATATTCAAGAAGCAAGTGCTATGATTCCCGTAGAAGTTTTAGATCCAAAGCCTGGAGAATTAGTTCTAGATTTATGTGCTGCTCCAGGTGGAAAGTCTGTTCAAATCGCTTCTAAGTTAAATCAAGATGGTTTCGTGTTAAGTAACGATATCAGTCCTAAGAGAACTAAAGCTCTTGCCAAGAATCTTCAAATGGCTGGTTTCAGGAATATCGCCGTTGCAAATGCATCTCCTGAGCAATTAGCTGATCACTTCCCATGCTATTTTGACAAGGTGCTAGTCGATGCTCCTTGTTCTGGTGAGGGTATGTTTAAAAAAGATAAACAAGCTGCCAAAAACTGGACTCCAGAGTACGTTATAGAATGTCAGTCTTTGCAGAGACAAATTCTTATTTCAGCTGTAAAAATGCTAAAGCCAGGAGGCTTGCTTGTATACTCAACTTGTACGTTTTCACCTGAAGAAGATGAATCGCATATCGAGTTTCTATCCAATCACTGCCCTGAAATGTCTCTTGAAAAATTAAATGCCCAAAATGGCCTAACTAGCGGTCTAAATGGGGAATCTGTTTTAAGAGCTTGGCCTCATAAATTGAAAGGCACTGGACATTTCATCGCTGCATATAGCAAATCTGACTCTTCTTCTACCAATGTGAAAAGTTCTGTATCAAATTCTTCTGTAGCTCCACCAGAAACTTTTGTTGATTTCTTTGGTTCTCTTCCCGATTGGTTAAACAATGGTTCATATTGCAATATCAAAGATCAATTATACTGGCTTCCAAGTGGTATAAATCTACCTCGTTCTGTCAGGTTTGAATTATCTGGTCTACACCTAGGTACCATGAAAAAAAATAGGTTTGTACCTGCTCAAGCTTTAGCTATGGCTCTTTCTAAAAATGATTTTCGAGAAGTTATTTCATTAGATATAAGTGATCCTTTGGTTTTAAAATATTTAAAAGGTGAAACTATAAACCTAAAAGCGCCAAAGGGATGGTTGCTGATTTGTATGAACGATTTACCTCTCGGTTGGGCCAAGTCTGATGGTAATTTTATAAAAAATTATTATAATCCGAATTGGCGAATGAATTAGAAATATTTGGGTATTTATAATATGATTCAATTTATTACACGCAGATTGGGGGACTTTATATGAAAATAAAATTCTTAGGCGCATCAAAAGTTGTTACCGGATCTTGCTATCTGTTAGAAACTGATCACCACAAAATACTTATAGATTGTGGCTTGTTTCAAGGTAGTGATGAACTAGAACTTTTGAACAATGAACCCTTTGACTTTAATCCTGCTTTAATCGATTATGTTATCTTGTCACATGCTCACATAGATCACAGTGGTAGAATTCCTAAGTTAGTAAAAGAAGGTTTTAAAGGAAAAATTATATCAACAAAAGCCACTAAAGAACTTTGCGATATAATGTTAGTAGACAGTGGTCATATTCAAGAATCCGATGCCAAATGGGAAAATAAGCATAGAATGAGATCGGGTAAACCACCGATTGTTCCGCTGTATACAGCATCAGATGCTTCTTATAGCTTGAAATTTTTTGACCCTGTTTTATACAATCAAAAAGTTAAGTTAAATGAAGAAATTTCTGTAAGGTTTCAAGATGCTGGACATATTTTAGGTTCTTCTATAGTAGAGCTTTGGATTACTGAAAGAGAAAAAACTGCAAAGGTTGTTTTCTCTGGAGATTTAGGTATGAAGGATAAGCCTATTTTGAGAAATCCAGCTAAAATTGATTTTGCTGATTATCTCATTGTAGAATCTACTTATGGGAATCGCCTTCACAAACAAGTTGGTGAAAGTACGAAGAGATTAGTTGAAATAATAAATAAAACTGCTGCAAGAGGTGGCTCTGTTATCATTCCTTCTTTTGCGGTAAGTAGAACTCAGGAATTGATTTATGAACTCAACCACTATTATGAATATAATGATGATGTACAGCAATTTATGAGAATTCCTATATATATAGATAGTCCTATGGCTGTCTCCGCTACTGAAGTTTATAAAAATAATTCTTATTGCTTTAATGAAGCTGCTAAGGATTTGATTTTGGGCGGAGATGATCCATTCAAGTTCGAAAATCTATTCTATGTTAGATCTCAGAGCGAATCTATGAGACTAAATGAAGCTCCCTATCCTAAAGTTATAATTTCTGCTAGCGGTATGTGTACTGCTGGAAGGATACGTCATCACTTGAGACATAATTTGTGGAATAAGAAAAATAGTGTAGTATTCGTAGGATACCAAGCTGAAGGAACTCTAGGAAGACGATTAAAAGATGGCATAAAAAAAGTCAAGGTACTTGGTGAAGAAGTTTCAGTTGAAGCAGAAATTTACAGCATAGAAGGTTTTTCAGGACATGCTGATAAGAATGGCTTAATTGATTTTGTCGAATCATTTGAAAAAGTTCCTAAGAAAATATTTGTAACACATGGCGAGGAAAGTTCATCAAATGATTTTGCACAATACTTACGTGAAACTCATCATGTAAAAGCTATAGTGCCTGACATAGGTTTTACATTTGAACTTAAGGAACATGTAAAAACTTATCAACACGGTACTCAGCTTGAATCTATAAGACGCAAAGAAAATATTCAAAAAGAGTTGCAAACAGCTTATTCTCAATTTGAAAACCTTGCTTATAATACCGATAAGATGATGGATCAAAGTTTATTATCAGATCATTACGATAGTCTAAAAAATAAAATTATTGATTTACAACAAAAATTAATGGATATAACAATAATGCTTGGTAAGTAATATAAAGAGTGCTGAGATAAAATAGATAACTCTATTTTATCTCAGCACTCTTTTTTTATTTAAATTCATAACTCAAAAAATCATCTATAGTCTCTAATTTTTCCACTCTCGAAAAACCCTCTTTCAGTTCAGGGTCAAATCCAATATCGAATGCATAATCTCCAACAATATCAACTCCTTCATATTGTGATTTATCTATTTTTTCAAATGGATTAAACCTTATTCTCTTGTATGAAAGATAAAATTCTATGTCGTATTTTTGCATATCATCTATTTTTTCAGCTAGTTTTCCTAAAAACATTGCGTTTTCATCTACTGTATTTTGTTCTTCTAGCCTTTTCATCTTGTAGTTAGAATACATAGATGATAACATTTTGACTATCATTTCTATAGCTTGTATAATCTCTAATCTTAATCCACCTTCAACTCTTCCAATCACCCAATAATACTCTGCATGCCCTATGCTTTCTAAACCTAATAATCTCTTATCTATTGGTGCTATTATAGAGCAATTAGTTCTCTCTCCAATCTCCAAACCATCAAAATTTGAATCTATTTTTTCTCCGTTATATCCATAGTCTATTTTCCCAAAATTAGATTGATTTATACAGTCTATCTCATTTTTGACTTCTCTAAAATCTCCTCTTGATTTTAGCAATCTATATTTCTTCGATTTAGTTTTCTCAAGTATACAACTCTCCGTAATTTTATATACTATGCTCATTGTTGCCAATAAGCTTTCAAACAGTTCTTCTAATGTAATTGCACTTTGAATATTCGCCATAACGTCATACAGTGTAGCTAATTGCATTCTTTGTTTTTCCATTAAATCCATCTGTTCTATATTAAGTGAATTATTTTCGGCTATCTTGAGAAGAAAGTCTATAAAATTAAATAACTCCTCATTCTTCTCAAAAAAATCTAAGCTCGACTGCGATAATTCACTAAAACTTACAAAGCCTGTAATAGAACCGTTTTTTAATAGTACTATGTTTTCAGCTCTCAGATTGCTTAGATCTACATGTCCCTCTATTCCTTCATTTCCAAATTCTATTTTTTCTATTTTGTAAGGTTCAAAATCCGAAGCATTCAGCTCAACATCTCCATAGTATGGTCTGTATTCACCCTTTTTGTATACACGTTTCACATTGTATATCTTCTTCGTCTCATCGTAAAGCGCTATTGCGATAGTTCTAGCTTCTGTTATTTCATAAAGCATATCTAATATATTTTCAACTACTTCTTCTAATTCACTTATGAAATAAAACCCATCTATCTTATTAAAATTTATCAATTTTATGATTTTTTTCATCAGATCCAATTTATGCTCTCTCATCTTTTCCTCCTATCGCTTCTGTATCTTGATTTGATTCTCATCGTAATAGTATATGCCTCGTACTGGTTCTCTTACTGGAATTTCTATTCTTCTAATCGCTACTTGAGATCCAGGATACATTTGTCCTAATATTTCTATACTGCCTTGACCTTTAGCTCTCAAATGATTATTAAGTATAGTACGCCGTTCCTCTAATTCAGATATTTCTAGCAAAAGTTTACCAATTAATCTTTTCAATTTCTTATAATCTAGTGGGATAGTCTTCTCTCCACCAGCTTCAATTAGGTTTAGTGCTTTTTTATTGTATTCCAAAAGTTTTAGCTTTTCTTTATATATTCCAAGTAGTTCAGTCAATTCTTCATTTACTTTTTTTCTGTCAAATCCATCAACTCTAATTTGAGTTTTTATCTCTTTATTATTCCCAATAAATTGTGCCTTTATCCAAGCTTTAGCAAGTATTTGCCCTCCTATGATTCGACCCCTGACCGATGCGACTTCTATTGCATCCGCTTTTATTCTACTGTCAAATATATAATATCCTATGTTAACATATCCTCTACAATCAATATTAGCCTGATTTACATGCTTTATAAATACATCTTTACCTGCTTTTATCATACTTTTTCGCTTTCCATAAATTCCGCCCTTAATAACTATGCTACCATACCTCGATTCTATGAGATTTACACACCCAAGTCCCATATTTCCATTTATGGTTATATCATAGTCTGCTTTTACAGAAAATCCATCTTCTATAGTCCCTTTTATAGTGACATAGCCCTTAAAATCTACATTGCCCGTCGTATAATTCACATCATCTATAATCAAATGACTGCTTATAGTAATTTTTCCATTTTTAAACTCAACTATCCCATCTTCTTTTGCGCTAAGTACATGTTCATGTTCTTCTTCTATCAATTGTACTTTTTTGCTATCATACCTTAATCTTCCACTTTTTCCAGCTCTAGCATGTAGCACTTCGCCAATTATATTTATTCCATCTACACCTTCTGTAGCAAGTTTCATTGAACCAAGCCAGTCACCCATTCTAACAGATTTATACAATTCAACTGCATAAAAATCGGTAGATCCATCTTTAGAAATCTCTGGCTTTGCATCAGGTAATTCTATGTAATTTACGATTGCATCTTCTCCATCTACAGGCAATTTCCCTTCTGCTACGATAACTTCTCCAGATATATCATATGTTTCATTAAATATAGATGATTTTACTCCATAATTAATTCCATTTTCTTCTAAGCATTGTCTGATTTGCTGATTAATCTCTTTTCTATTTGTTTCAAACTCTTCATTTGTAACAAATAGTTTTATATAAGCTACCATTAGATCTTGATCCATTCTTAACTCAATCATATCTCCAGCTTCGCCAATACAAATAGTTTCATCATCTAACAACAAAAAAGAATTTCTGAGTTTCATAAAATCAATTTTATTAATTCTCGGATGATTTTCTAATTCTCTATGTAATTCAGCTATATTTCCATACTCTCTTTTCGCTTTTATGTATACATTTTGATTTTGGATAATAATATCGTATTCAACTGCACTTTTTATAATCATTTTCCCCCTCCTTTCTTTTCAAAAAAGCTAGGAAACATTAATGTCCCCTAGCTCTATTTTAATTTATAATGTTTCTGGTTCAGACCATTCGTAATCAGCAGTGTCAACAACTACTGAACCAATTCTCTGATCTTCAATAGGACGATCTCCAGCATGTGTAGCTCCTGTTGCTATGCGATCAACTTCTTCTAACCCTTCTATTACTCTACCAAATGCAGCATAGCTACCATCAAGATGTGGTGCATTTGCATGCATTATAAAAAACTGTGAACCAGCTGAATCAGGATGCATTGCTCTAGCCATAGACAATACACCTCTTTCATGCTTCATTTGGTTGTCAAATCCATTCGATTTAAACTCACCTTTTATTCCATATCCTGGACCACCCATTCCAGTTCCATCTGGGCATCCTCCTTGAATCATAAATCCTTCTATTACTCTATGAAAAATAAGTCCATCATAGAAGCCTTTATTTACAAGACTTATAAAATTATTTACTGTATTAGGCGCCACTCTTGGATAAAGTTCTGCCTTGATTTGATTACCGTTCTCCATGGTAATCGTAATAACTGGGTTTGTCAAAATAAATCTCCTCCTTACGAATTCTCTGCTATCAATTTAGCAATTTCGTCATCACTCAATATTTTATTTGGATCATCGCCAACTGACGATGTTACCTCCTCTTCTAGCTCCTCTATATGAGCCTCATCATCTTCTTGCTGAGCTATAAGTGCAGCAATTTCATCTGGTGTCATCATTTTATTCGAATCCTCTGGAGCTGGCGCCTCTACTTTTTCAACCATTGGGCCATTCTCGGCTTCTTCTTGTTCTATAAGTGCCGCTATCTCCTCGGGCGTCATCATCTTATTCGAATCCTCTGATGCTGAAGGCTCTTCTTCTGGAGTACTTTCTTGCTCTACTAGTGCTGCTATCTCCTCAGGTGTCATCATTTTATTTGAATCCTCTGATGCTGGAGACTCTTCTTCTGCATCACTTTCTTGTTCTACTAGCGCTGCTATCTCCTCGGGCGTCATCATCTTATTTGAATCCTCTGATGCTGGAGATTTTTCTTCGGGTTCACTTTCTTGCTCTACTAATGCCGCTATCTCCTCAGGTGTCATCATTTTATTTGAATCCTCTGATGCTGGAGACTCTTCCTCGACATCACTTTCTTGTTCTACTAGTGCTGCTATCTCCTCAGGCGTCATCATTTTATTTGGATCTTCTGATTCTAGCTCTTCTTCATTAGATTCTAGCGTCTCTTCTATTATATCATCTGATTCTATTTCTTCAAGCAAATCATCACTTTCAGATTCTAACTCTTCTGTTTGATTTTCTTCAGGTATAGACGCTTGCAAATCTTCCTCTATAATTTCAATCTCTTCTTCTTCTGATTCATCTTCTAACATTTCTTCTGTTTCTTCATGTTGTTCTTCCGCTTCACTTACAAGCTCTTCTATGCTTTCATTCTCTTCGAAGGAAGAGTTCCCTGGTTCTCCCTCTTCACCTTGAGCTTCCATCATCATTTCTTGCTCTTTTTCTGGGTCATAGTCCAATCGCTTTTTCTCAAATTCTTCTAGAGCTTGTTCATAGTTGCGATCCATATGTTTTTTTTCTTCTTCGAATTTTCGCTTTTTTTCATTTAGTAATCTCAAACGCTCCATGTAATTTTCATTTATACGTTCTTTCTCTTTGTTAAACTCTTCCTGTTCTCGCTCTAGTGCTTGTAATGCTTTTAATTCAGCTTTTCGTCTTTGATCTTCCAATCTAAAAAGAGCTTTCTCTTCCTCTAGCTTCCTATGTTCCTCTTCAAGTTCTCTCTCTCGTTTTTCTTTCTCTGACTCAAAGCGTTTCTTTTCTTCTTCGAATTTTTCACGTTCAAGTTCTACTCGAGTTTTCTTTCTCTGCATTTCTTCTTTATAGGTTTCAAAACAAGACGTGCAATAAATTTCCCCAGTTGATTTGAGCTTATGTGCTTTTTTACTAATTTTTTCGCCACATTTATCGCAATTCATACTAATATTAACCCCCTACATCTATGCCATATCAATAATCCTAATATGCTTATTTTCAACAAGTTTTATAATTTTATCATCATCAGTCTGAATAACAGGTCTAGTTGGAAATTCCATATCTACAAAAATTATTTTTCCCTTTTTACCTGTATTTAATAATACTTTTTTGCCCATATAATATTCTGCCAAATTAGTCAAAAAGATATAGCAAACCTTTGGATCTAATGTAATTCCACTATTCCAATATATATATTCAGCTGCATCAAATGGTGAATATCTATGCCTGTATGGTCTGTCTGAAATCATCGCATCATAAATATCACAAACCATTACTATTTTGGCAAATTCATGAATCTGATTAGATTTGACTCTAAGTGGATACCCGCTTCCATCTAGTCTCTCATGATGCTGTAATGCACAAAACTTAACATTGCTAGAAATGCCTTGAGTCTTGAGTAGTATCTGATACCCAAATTGTGGGTGTTTCTTTATTAATGTATATTCGTTGCTAGTTATCTTAAACTGCCTATTCATTATGAAATCTGGTACTTTTAGTTTTCCAATGTCAAACATCAAACCAGCTAATGCCAATTCTTTATTTTGTTCTTCTGTATAACCTAACCACTTGCCAATCATAGCTGCAAGCATTGATACCCTAAGTGAATGCTGATAAGTATAATCATCTACTTCTTTAAGTTGATTTAATCTCATTAGAACATCATTGTTTCTAACTAAATCTTCATAGGAATCTTCTATATGATCTTTAATATGCTCTAACTCTATTTTGTCACCAGATTTAATCTTTGAAAAGACTTCCTTAGTTTCTTCAACATAGACTTGATTCTTAACATCAAAAGGAATATTGCCTTCTCCTGTCAGCACTTGCAAGTCTTTATTTGCAGTTAATACGCCTTCTATTACCTTATCTTTTTCCATTTCATATTTGACGCGGAGATGCTCTTTCTTTTCATCTTCATCAAAATTTTCGCCTCGCTTCAAAGCTTTTGCTTTTTCAACAAGCAGTTCGTCTTCCAATCCTTGTTCTACTTCATTCTTAGGTGGCACTGTAGGATCTCTCAAAATCTTAATTTTTTCAATCTTAAGATTTTCCAATAATCTAATATGTTTTTCAGTTAATTCAGTTCCCTCATTTAATAACACAACAGTTTTCCCAACATCTAAAACTGGCGCGCCTAAAATCATACCTTTTTTTATTTCACTTATTTTAATTTCTCTCATATTAGGTGCCCTCCTTTAGAAAACTTCTTTTTTTTAATCACATTATAGCTTATCTATACCCTTTAATTCGCTTTTTAATGTAGAATTAGAAATTTAATGTCATTTTCTCAAGGATATTGACTTTAAAATACTGCCATTATAACCAATATAAAAAATATTAGCAATATCATGGCTATAAAATATCTAAGACAGCCAATGCCAGCAGTTACAGCGCTGAAAAACGCTTCATCTTCCTCTTGGCTTTTTCTTTCCTCTTCACTTTGAGGTTTGTGTTCATATATTTCTTTGAACCCAGCAGATTCTTTCCATTTGTTTTTTAAAAATCCCATTATCATCACCTACTTTTACAGGTCTAAAATGTTTTTTTGTATACTTGTCTTTTGTCAAGCGACCATATTCTATCTGAAACTTCTCCACCATCTATATTCTCTATAGCTGCAAACATATCGTACATTCTAGCATCCATTACATCCACAAAATGAAGTATTTCTGCCTCTGGAATCATAGGTTTCTTAGGACTTCCATATTCTGGCTCATAGTGATGAGTCAAAACTAGATGCTCTAATAACATTATTTTTTCTTTCGAAATACCATGTTCGACACCTATCAATTCAATTTTCTTTACTCCCTGTATTATATGACCTAGTAGTTTTCCTTCGATGGTATAATCTTCTACAAAACCTAGTTCATCTGAAGACATCTCATTTATTTTTTCTATATCGTGAAGTAATATTCCTGCAAAAATAAGGTCTGTATCTAAGTCAGTATAAACTTGTGCGATTTTTTCTCCTGTACGAAGCATTCTAAGCAAATGATACAATAATCCACTTCTTATAGAATGATGATTCGATTTTGCTGCAGGATAGTACATTATTTTTTCTTTATACTCCTCAAATATAATTTCGACAACTTTTGATATTTCTTTATCCCTTATTTTACCTATAAATCCACAAATTTCTTCATACATTTCTGTATTTTTAATTGGAGCACTCGGTACTAAATCTTCTACAGATACTTCATCGTCATCTGTAACCAATCTAATTCTAGCTATTTTCAGCTGTAACGCGCCTCTCCACTCTTGTATCTTACCTCGAACTTTAATCATTTTACCCGACGTATATTTGGATTCATCTCCATCTTTATATTCCCATAATTTGGCATTTACACTTCCTGTTTGATCTGCAAATTCTAAATCTAAGTATTTGTTAT contains the following coding sequences:
- a CDS encoding MBL fold metallo-hydrolase, with amino-acid sequence MKIKFLGASKVVTGSCYLLETDHHKILIDCGLFQGSDELELLNNEPFDFNPALIDYVILSHAHIDHSGRIPKLVKEGFKGKIISTKATKELCDIMLVDSGHIQESDAKWENKHRMRSGKPPIVPLYTASDASYSLKFFDPVLYNQKVKLNEEISVRFQDAGHILGSSIVELWITEREKTAKVVFSGDLGMKDKPILRNPAKIDFADYLIVESTYGNRLHKQVGESTKRLVEIINKTAARGGSVIIPSFAVSRTQELIYELNHYYEYNDDVQQFMRIPIYIDSPMAVSATEVYKNNSYCFNEAAKDLILGGDDPFKFENLFYVRSQSESMRLNEAPYPKVIISASGMCTAGRIRHHLRHNLWNKKNSVVFVGYQAEGTLGRRLKDGIKKVKVLGEEVSVEAEIYSIEGFSGHADKNGLIDFVESFEKVPKKIFVTHGEESSSNDFAQYLRETHHVKAIVPDIGFTFELKEHVKTYQHGTQLESIRRKENIQKELQTAYSQFENLAYNTDKMMDQSLLSDHYDSLKNKIIDLQQKLMDITIMLGK
- a CDS encoding RsmB/NOP family class I SAM-dependent RNA methyltransferase codes for the protein MNELFKQKMEKLLGAEFNEFVDASSNEISKSFRVNTSKISNNELLEGLTSLYGDTNVFDNIPWCPTGYYLTNGDITLGKTPYYHAGAYYIQEASAMIPVEVLDPKPGELVLDLCAAPGGKSVQIASKLNQDGFVLSNDISPKRTKALAKNLQMAGFRNIAVANASPEQLADHFPCYFDKVLVDAPCSGEGMFKKDKQAAKNWTPEYVIECQSLQRQILISAVKMLKPGGLLVYSTCTFSPEEDESHIEFLSNHCPEMSLEKLNAQNGLTSGLNGESVLRAWPHKLKGTGHFIAAYSKSDSSSTNVKSSVSNSSVAPPETFVDFFGSLPDWLNNGSYCNIKDQLYWLPSGINLPRSVRFELSGLHLGTMKKNRFVPAQALAMALSKNDFREVISLDISDPLVLKYLKGETINLKAPKGWLLICMNDLPLGWAKSDGNFIKNYYNPNWRMN
- a CDS encoding FapA family protein, with translation MIIKSAVEYDIIIQNQNVYIKAKREYGNIAELHRELENHPRINKIDFMKLRNSFLLLDDETICIGEAGDMIELRMDQDLMVAYIKLFVTNEEFETNRKEINQQIRQCLEENGINYGVKSSIFNETYDISGEVIVAEGKLPVDGEDAIVNYIELPDAKPEISKDGSTDFYAVELYKSVRMGDWLGSMKLATEGVDGINIIGEVLHARAGKSGRLRYDSKKVQLIEEEHEHVLSAKEDGIVEFKNGKITISSHLIIDDVNYTTGNVDFKGYVTIKGTIEDGFSVKADYDITINGNMGLGCVNLIESRYGSIVIKGGIYGKRKSMIKAGKDVFIKHVNQANIDCRGYVNIGYYIFDSRIKADAIEVASVRGRIIGGQILAKAWIKAQFIGNNKEIKTQIRVDGFDRKKVNEELTELLGIYKEKLKLLEYNKKALNLIEAGGEKTIPLDYKKLKRLIGKLLLEISELEERRTILNNHLRAKGQGSIEILGQMYPGSQVAIRRIEIPVREPVRGIYYYDENQIKIQKR
- a CDS encoding peptidylprolyl isomerase; the protein is MTNPVITITMENGNQIKAELYPRVAPNTVNNFISLVNKGFYDGLIFHRVIEGFMIQGGCPDGTGMGGPGYGIKGEFKSNGFDNQMKHERGVLSMARAMHPDSAGSQFFIMHANAPHLDGSYAAFGRVIEGLEEVDRIATGATHAGDRPIEDQRIGSVVVDTADYEWSEPETL
- a CDS encoding MFS transporter; protein product: MSKSFDFNLKNNVLNGIFLACSLSLVKPYYSKFAIRLGASDYEVALISSLPALIAVLTLIPGTLLMNRSSNKQKLTGYITLSQKLFYAAFAILPFLPISRPSLVFVCLIGLMNFPGSLAVAGYQSTIGDIFEPQERNRAMGLRNRYSDLLKLIIVFLSGQFLQYFAYDQTASIRSYQVIFFVAFLIALGEVITYFKFKGLPKVSVRPDSNLFFTILKDVPKQKGLMSFMACSLLFHFGWQMGWPLFSIYQINVLKADEGWLSMITIVASLASIFSVTLWSKFADKYSNTLTLSIATLGMSITPILYTFASSVEVLTVLNILPGICTAGTLLILFNLMLEVVPSENRIIYIAIYTTLINLSAAISPVIGIWIKEQTSIYVVLLVVGVLRMIGSIAFFIRSKRQNKSKEQF
- a CDS encoding HD domain-containing protein translates to MGIELKQIKEFNSGDEIDSYLLIKSSQLRIASNNNKYLDLEFADQTGSVNAKLWEYKDGDESKYTSGKMIKVRGKIQEWRGALQLKIARIRLVTDDDEVSVEDLVPSAPIKNTEMYEEICGFIGKIRDKEISKVVEIIFEEYKEKIMYYPAAKSNHHSIRSGLLYHLLRMLRTGEKIAQVYTDLDTDLIFAGILLHDIEKINEMSSDELGFVEDYTIEGKLLGHIIQGVKKIELIGVEHGISKEKIMLLEHLVLTHHYEPEYGSPKKPMIPEAEILHFVDVMDARMYDMFAAIENIDGGEVSDRIWSLDKRQVYKKTF
- a CDS encoding HD-GYP domain-containing protein encodes the protein MREIKISEIKKGMILGAPVLDVGKTVVLLNEGTELTEKHIRLLENLKIEKIKILRDPTVPPKNEVEQGLEDELLVEKAKALKRGENFDEDEKKEHLRVKYEMEKDKVIEGVLTANKDLQVLTGEGNIPFDVKNQVYVEETKEVFSKIKSGDKIELEHIKDHIEDSYEDLVRNNDVLMRLNQLKEVDDYTYQHSLRVSMLAAMIGKWLGYTEEQNKELALAGLMFDIGKLKVPDFIMNRQFKITSNEYTLIKKHPQFGYQILLKTQGISSNVKFCALQHHERLDGSGYPLRVKSNQIHEFAKIVMVCDIYDAMISDRPYRHRYSPFDAAEYIYWNSGITLDPKVCYIFLTNLAEYYMGKKVLLNTGKKGKIIFVDMEFPTRPVIQTDDDKIIKLVENKHIRIIDMA